A portion of the Bacillus oleivorans genome contains these proteins:
- a CDS encoding SOS response-associated peptidase: MCGRYSLTMEAEDIIEAFLIDEFLAEDWKPRYNIAPSQIVLGAVEANGKRRAGYFYWGLTPKWVKESQKGKPLINARAETVSEKMSFKHLINKRRCVLFADGFYEWDKERQPFRFVRKGNEPFAFAALWDLSDASGGKKPTCTILTTAPNTRVEAVHDRMPVILREEQLSLWLDHQVPFGQVQSQLAPFPADDMETYQVSEQVNSPKNDSPSILQKI; encoded by the coding sequence GTGTGTGGACGGTATTCTTTAACAATGGAAGCGGAGGATATTATCGAAGCATTTTTAATCGATGAATTTTTAGCTGAAGATTGGAAACCACGGTATAACATTGCTCCCAGTCAAATAGTTTTAGGTGCAGTAGAGGCGAATGGAAAAAGAAGAGCCGGGTATTTTTATTGGGGACTGACACCAAAGTGGGTAAAGGAATCACAGAAGGGGAAACCTTTAATTAACGCGCGTGCTGAGACAGTTTCTGAGAAGATGAGTTTTAAGCATCTGATTAATAAAAGAAGATGTGTTCTATTTGCAGATGGATTTTACGAATGGGACAAAGAAAGACAGCCATTTCGGTTCGTCAGAAAAGGAAACGAGCCGTTTGCTTTTGCAGCATTATGGGATCTTAGCGATGCAAGCGGAGGAAAAAAGCCAACCTGTACCATTTTAACAACAGCTCCAAATACAAGGGTTGAAGCTGTCCATGACCGAATGCCGGTCATATTAAGAGAGGAACAATTATCTTTATGGCTTGATCATCAAGTGCCGTTTGGGCAAGTTCAATCACAACTGGCGCCATTTCCTGCGGATGATATGGAGACGTATCAAGTTTCCGAGCAGGTTAACTCACCAAAGAATGACAGCCCTTCGATCCTGCAAAAAATTTAA
- a CDS encoding DUF2535 family protein — protein sequence MLWKTLEFKTLSGQKVKVMEIPVLEEDPLLQLLIKEHLQSFIYTINQRNQPNHCYSFNEYLKKTLKWNIYERLIHESPLPYHA from the coding sequence TTGCTTTGGAAAACTTTAGAATTCAAGACGTTAAGCGGTCAGAAAGTGAAGGTTATGGAAATACCTGTATTGGAGGAGGATCCGTTACTGCAATTATTAATTAAAGAGCATTTACAATCCTTTATTTACACCATTAATCAAAGAAACCAACCAAATCATTGCTATTCATTTAATGAATATTTAAAGAAGACACTTAAATGGAATATATATGAACGTTTGATTCATGAAAGTCCATTACCATATCATGCATAA